The genomic segment atattatgaccaTGTTGTTGCCACCTACAGAATGCACCCTGTGGGAAAGGGGATGGAAGTGTTTACTAGATCAATTAATAGAAGAGTATGATAATACTGAGGCAAGGGCGGAATTGACAATCAACcatctagctggagaaggacaacacagcctacCAGATGATCAAGCAGCAGGTATCCTCAGAGAAGTAttggatgatatcaaagagatggctttgaaagCTTCAATCCAGGTATTGCATAATAGCACCCTCAATTAGGTTTACCTtgtgtggctgcagctaaagctttaggacaattagaccatcttgggtgcctgttaagtaagcaaaccaatgctacctCCCTCACATTGAGTGGCCTGCTCTGAGACATAGAGACCATCAGACCTGCCACCCTGCAGAACAGCGATACAGTTTTTACTCTGGGAACACAGGCATGgctgtgtagactctgagggGAAgtgttgcatgaacctctccaAGCTGCAGAgagtcaatccacaagagcaCTCAGGTACTGAAGGAAGAAAGCTTCAAGAAGCTTCACgtggaaaacaaagactggttcaATAAACACTTCCAATCCTAGGGATTAAAGGGTTGAATTATGTCCAGCTAAAACAGGATCTTAGTTGTTGCATTGTTAATTGTCCCATGTTTGTTTCAATGATCTTAAAAAGgcttaaaaaattctttcagttccatctttGTTGTAAAAAAGAAGGGAGGAAGATACCCAACAGAGGCTCatcatggactccttggaggacAGAactggaggccaggatggcacaaaaacctctcagagactcagtgtggGAAAGAAACACCTTAAAATTACCTAAAAGTATACTTAAATCCACAAAataccttaaaaaccttgagtatctcaaagcattaatgagccccactgagtgtcagtacaaagctctcaagggacaCATTAAAGaagataattggggccatgaatgcacaaacctctcagagtcTGCATCAAAAGGGAAAtaccaagtaccttaaaataattGAAGTACCTTGaagtattaatgagccccactgagtgttgttactgacaaagcctctccagggactaattacagcagagaattggaggccatgattgcacaaacctctcagagactccaaggcaaaagccaagcccaaagtcctttgaaaaacctgcagcccctgcagggagcattcaggagcccccagggccattccgGAGCAAGGCTCCTCAGGGACTGCTTCCAGCACATCCTTtaggccactgggatgtgggctaggagggggatgctgagggcaggacacggggctgacagtgcccagcctggctggggctgtgccaggaggccccagggcctcaggacaacgtgtctcctcacagcccttgttggcacagaccctgctgctgtgctccaggtcaccaagacttggcttctctttgtccccacctgtcatcactgcctccagttctctgctctgtctggggcctggggacactttctcagttgtgttcctcagtgggacccattaaaagtccaagaaactttggagttggattctgacttgtgagttctggagaggtttcttcagctccctctcagggactgatgttcagggcctgagcacaaagtcccagaggctcattaaagtccctgtgctgtgtctgtgctgctgagctgggctgggctcctggcacagaggcagttcctggtaaccaagaagagcttcaaaagcacatttctcttgatgagcagctcttctgccagcccagtagggctggggcactgcctgcagccaccctgggcacagcacagaggcacagaggcagagtcagtgctgggaaggtgctgagaaatgcctggggcagaatctgccagcccttggcacaggaacgtctggctgcaggacaatgcagctgcagctcctggagccatctcctgaagctggaacatcccaatgcctacagactctgtgagtacaTTATCTGATTTTCTCTTGTGCaaagcagccaggggtgcccagggctgtcctgcagagcagggtcctgcagcccagggcactgtgctggggcagggactctgctgcctgccagggacagctctcagccagccctggcagcttcTCCCAGCACTGTGGGAAAAGATGTGGGTAGGAGGAGGCAGCTGGTAaggcttggaagtgttctcCTTGTATGATGTGGGTGCTGCATTAttcaggactgctcccagcatgacatttaagaacaaaacatttttaagtagattatacagggagcacagcaaggcaggggctgcataaaagagaaaagcctgctttttattttcctgctctggGTTTCCTGGATGGGAAATCACACATAGATATTCATGTGTCAGTccaggatgagaaaaaaaatttttttctgagatttaCAAAACAAGGTAGTGACAGAAATCACGACAGGTTCCCTCATAGGCAGCATCAGTGTCATTTTTTCAGACTCCTCAGGGTTGCTCTGACATTGCAAtaagagcctgcagagccagaggtgcccctgggcagtgccagagctgggaggggtctggagggcagagctgagcgcccagggctgggctgggctctggcagcactggcagggcccggcagggcccagccctgggaaaagggaagcagctgctggcagaaaCAGCTCCAGGTAGCAGGGCCCggggcaggcagtggggagaaagTGCCCCCAAGCTGTGCTGCGATATTTAAAGTCCTCTCGAAACCCAAATTCtctatgatttctttttttatagaTCCCCATGCCAAAGCagagcaaatgtccaacagcagctccatcaggcacttcctcctgctgccattggcagacacacggcagctgcagctcctgcacttctgcctcttgctgggcatctccctggctgccctcctgggcaacggcctcatcatcagcgccatagcctgcggccaccacctgcacacgcccatgttcttcttcctgctcaacctggccctcagcgacctgggctccatctgcaccactgtccccaaagccatgcataattccctctgggacaccaggaaaatctcctacacaggatgtgctacacaggtctttttttttgttttctgtgcagcaACAGATTTTTatctcctgaccatcatgtgctacgaccgctacgtgtccatctgcaaacccctgcactatggtaccctcctgggcagcagagcttgtgcccacatggcagcagctgcctgggccagtgcctttctcaatgcttTCATGCACAcggccaatacattttccctgcccctgtgccatggcaatgccctgggccagttcttctgtgaaatcccatgGATCCTCAAGCTCACCTGTTCAAACTCAATTCTCAGGGAATTTGGGCTACTtgttttttccatctgtttaGCATTGGGCTGTTTTCTGTTCATtattttctcctatgtgcagattttcagggctgtgcttaggatcccctctgagcagggacgacacaaagccttttccacctgcctccctcacctggctgtggtctccctattcctcagcactgcagcaattGCTCActtgaagcccccctccatgtcctccccatccctggatctggcactgtcagttctgtactcggtggtgcctccagccctgaaccccctcatctacagcctgaggaaccaggagctcaagaCTGCAGTCTGGAGAATGATGACTGGTTactttcagaaacattaaactgctggccaatttctgcaaatcatttgaaataaaaatcatcttTAATACTTCTTATTGGTTTGACTGTGGtggtattttttccttcattttagGTATTAATATTGTCTataaaattgtcactgtttgcACTGAttcttcttttgtttctctccacattccctgtggccacagactTTGTCAATGAGGGGCTGCACCCTCAGTGCTTTAAATGaactaaaggatctcccagcagagttttctgcagagatgccctttttttgccttctctggagctgcagctgcaatgtctatgtgcagagctgggggcagatcattgctggcccagcagctgtgcctagcagcagcagcacttggtgttgcccgtgctgctgccatggccctgccccgctgccctggtggccctggtgttgctgtaggACCTGAGTGCTCTCAGGGCCAGGCACAGTcctggggtggcagtgccggggctgcagcagggacaggccatgggcactgctggggcagcactgacacctcagcccaggccctgggggctccaggctccttgtgCAGGCTCTCTCAATAACACtgccaggccaatgctcagcgcagaaaagccccgtgagctgccccaggctggccatgggcagactgggggcaaacagcatgtCTGGttctctgcaagggccctgggggagacgggaaggagcagcagagcaggggctgatccatccccagtgcgttgcacagcccagggcagcgtccaagagcgtcctcatggagctgccaacaacatcccccctctgcagccctgcctctctaccagctcacacaggtgccccatccttgcaggcacagacacagcagcactggctcaggaaCCCCTctttgcattgcacagagcagggggagcactCCCATGCTGTTTGTGTgaggacatgaacctgagggagcacaaatgccttcagcccctggggcagtatcatcctacaagtgctgcaggaattgtctgcaggctcctgcagtgcctggtgctgctcccttgccgaggcaccccaggccaggggggcataTCTGGGCTACTGTATCTGGCTGTGAGGCTcactgttctgggcagtgaggaggagttgcagaggctctgctggactgacaggatgggTTTTGGGCCtagcaggagaagctgagggacctgggctgctggagcttctgaagaggaggcccagggctcatcctgcaACCACTCCAAGGGTGGTTttagagaatcccagaatcagcaaggttggaaaagaccttggagatcatcaagtccaacctgtgccctgacaccgtcttgtctcccctgagcctcctcttctccaggataaacaaccccagttCCCTCAGACACTCATCACAGGACTTTTAttccagacccctccccagctttgttgcccttctctggacacactccagcccctccatgtccttcccaaATTgtggggcccagaactggacacagcactcgaggtgctgcccaaccagtgcccagcacaggggaagaatcagTACCCTGCTCCTGCTAGCtacaccattcctgatccaggtcaggagccattggccttcttgcccatctgggcacactgctggctcatgtcctgcctgctgtccatcagtccctgcaggtccctttctgccagGCTGGTATCCAGGCTGGTATCCAACCCCTCTGTCTCCAGcctgcaggggttgttgtgaccaCAATGCAGGACCCGGCAGTTGGACTTtttaaacctcaccttgttggatttgggccctagatccagcctgtccagggccctgtgcagagccctcctaccctccagcagatcaacattCCCAGCCAACTTAGTGTCACCGGGGTTCCGTGAGGCCCCCGAGTGTCCCAATGATCTCCATTATTCCATGAGGcctcccagtgtcacaatgtcccttTGTTTCCATGGGACTCCTTGGTGTCACAAAGTCCCTTGTATCTTTCggtcccacagtgtcacaatggtttcATAGTccccccaggccctgcagtgtcacaatggatcCTTGGTTCCATGTGGTCTGACAGTGCAGCAAtgctctccttggttccacagtgtcacaatggcctcttcATCCCAAGGGCCACCATGGTGTCAAACATGTTTCCTTCATTCCTGgagtccctgaggagcagcagtagccccttggttccatggggccctgcagtgtcacaatggccccatcACGACACCAGGTCCTGCTCTGTCACAGTGCTCGtcatggttccacaaggcccttcagggtcacagtggcctcttggttccatgaggcctcagaGTGCCACAAGGAATTCCTtggtgctgcagtgtcacaatggagcCCTGGTGACAAAAGATTCTGCAGTGTCACCAGGGACCCTTGGTTCCACGGGGCACCACAGTATCACAATTGTGCCCTCAGTTCTCAGAGTCCTTGCAATGGAGCAATGGCCTCTTGATTCCATtgtccccaggctctcccaAGGGTCTCCTTGtggcacaatggccccttggttccacagggccctgctgggtcACAGTGGCCTCTGTGGTTGCACCAAGACCCAGACTGTCACAATGGACCCCTTGCTTCCAttcagccccacagtgtcacaatggccccttggctctgtgctgccatgtcatacacagtgtcaccatggtcctctTAGTGCCAccaggccccacagtgtcacaatggccccttccttccccagggccctgcactGTCACAATCATCAGAGAATAAACCAGGCTGCAAAAGGCCTTGGAGAGCATCAAGTCCAACAAGGGACccaacaccaccttgtcacccaGGCCATGGCACTgaatgccacatccagtctttccttaaacatttccagggacagtgactcacTCACCTCTATGgccagcccattccaatgcccaatCACCCTTTGTGTGAAGAATATTTCCTAATGTCCAGTCTAAACATcccctggggcagctgaaggctgtgtcctcttgtcctgtccctgttctctgggaaaaaagcccaacccTGACCTGGCTGCACTCTCttgtcagggagttgtaga from the Melospiza georgiana isolate bMelGeo1 chromosome 24, bMelGeo1.pri, whole genome shotgun sequence genome contains:
- the LOC131093287 gene encoding olfactory receptor 14J1-like; translated protein: MSNSSSIRHFLLLPLADTRQLQLLHFCLLLGISLAALLGNGLIISAIACGHHLHTPMFFFLLNLALSDLGSICTTVPKAMHNSLWDTRKISYTGCATQVFFFVFCAATDFYLLTIMCYDRYVSICKPLHYGTLLGSRACAHMAAAAWASAFLNAFMHTANTFSLPLCHGNALGQFFCEIPWILKLTCSNSILREFGLLVFSICLALGCFLFIIFSYVQIFRAVLRIPSEQGRHKAFSTCLPHLAVVSLFLSTAAIAHLKPPSMSSPSLDLALSVLYSVVPPALNPLIYSLRNQELKTAVWRMMTGYFQKH